From the genome of Mugil cephalus isolate CIBA_MC_2020 chromosome 2, CIBA_Mcephalus_1.1, whole genome shotgun sequence, one region includes:
- the mab21l2 gene encoding protein mab-21-like 2 gives MIATQAKLVYQLNKYYNERCQARKAAIAKTIREVCKVVSDVLKEVEVQEPRFISSLSEIDARYEGMEVISPNEFEVVLYLNQMGVFNFVDDGSLPGCAVLKLSDGRKRSMSLWVEFITASGYLSARKIRSRFQTLVAQAVDKCSYRDVVKMVADTSEVKLRIRERYVVQITPAFKCTGIWPRSAAQWPMPHIPWPGPNRVAEVKAEGFNLLSKECYSLTGKQSSAESDAWVLQFSEAENRLLMAGCRKKCLSVLKTLRDRHLELPGQPLNNYHMKTLLLYECEKHPRETDWDESCLGDRLNGILLQLISCLQCRRCPHYFLPNLDLFQGKPHSALEAAAKQTWRLAREILTNAKSLDKL, from the coding sequence ATGATTGCGACGCAGGCAAAGCTGGTTTACCAGCTTAACAAGTACTACAACGAGAGATGCCAAGCGCGCAAAGCAGCCATTGCGAAGACTATAAGGGAGGTTTGTAAAGTGGTGTCGGATGTCCTGAAAGAGGTGGAAGTGCAGGAGCCCCGGTTTATCAGCTCCCTCAGTGAGATAGACGCGCGCTATGAGGGGATGGAGGTCATCTCCCCCAACGAGTTCGAGGTGGTGCTGTACCTCAACCAGATGGGGGTGTTCAACTTCGTGGATGACGGCTCCTTGCCCGGCTGCGCGGTCCTGAAGCTGAGCGACGGCCGCAAAAGGAGCATGTCGCTGTGGGTCGAGTTCATCACAGCCTCGGGTTACCTCTCGGCCAGGAAGATCCGCTCAAGGTTTCAGACTCTGGTGGCACAAGCCGTGGATAAATGCAGCTACCGCGACGTGGTAAAGATGGTAGCCGACACCAGCGAGGTCAAGCTACGGATCAGGGAGAGGTACGTGGTGCAGATCACCCCCGCGTTCAAGTGCACTGGGATTTGGCCTAGAAGCGCAGCACAGTGGCCCATGCCTCACATCCCCTGGCCCGGTCCTAACCGGGTAGCAGAAGTCAAAGCCGAGGGTTTTAACCTCCTCTCCAAAGAGTGCTACTCGTTAACGGGGAAGCAGAGCTCCGCGGAGAGCGACGCCTGGGTGCTGCAGTTCAGCGAGGCCGAGAACAGGCTGCTCATGGCCGGCTGCAGGAAGAAGTGTCTGTCCGTGCTGAAGACTCTGAGGGACCGGCACCTGGAGCTGCCGGGGCAGCCGCTCAACAACTACCACATGAAGACCCTGCTGCTGTACGAGTGCGAGAAGCACCCGAGAGAGACCGACTGGGACGAGTCTTGCCTCGGAGACCGACTGAATGGTATCCTGCTGCAGCTCATATCCTGTCTGCAGTGCCGCAGATGTCCCCACTACTTCTTGCCAAACTTGGACTTGTTTCAGGGAAAGCCTCACTCAGCCCTGGAGGCTGCTGCGAAGCAGACATGGAGACTAGCGAGGGAAATCCTCACCAACGCGAAAAGTTTGGACAAATTATAA